The following coding sequences lie in one Spea bombifrons isolate aSpeBom1 chromosome 5, aSpeBom1.2.pri, whole genome shotgun sequence genomic window:
- the LOC128496443 gene encoding zinc finger protein 282-like — MASVVLLTFDDVAVYFTQEEWRSLEEWQKELYKRVMVDNYRTLLSLGKNERLAEFSKGLNPRSSAQRGYSDNSLEGVPLVIARILSGEEPWVRGRREIPHKNPTNGAENLHSVDSLNMKGPLSGRGLLSFREESNSSDLPSDPTPDPTLDIRGVLRHLQVEVAEEIQSVRGGIRDRASAIQTALSSLSSEISALGNVLQALLALVPAKQMMGVPITPPQTPPAPCPHHPAAAQEEGRCHPPAAAQQEGRCHHPAAAQQEGRCHHPAAAQQALTTPPGR, encoded by the exons ATGGCTTCTGTG GTGTTGCTCACGTTTGACGACGTTGCCGTTTATTTCACCCAAGAAGAGTGGCGGAGTCTGGAGGAATGGCAGAAGGAGCTCTATAAACGCGTGATGGTGGACAATTACCGGACGCTGCTCTCTCTGG GTAAAAACGAGCGCCTGGCGGAATTCTCCAAAGGGCTCAATCCGCGGAGCTCCGCCCAGCGGGGgtattcagacaattcattggAGG GGGTCCCCCTAGTGATTGCGCGAATTCTGAGTGGGGAGGAGCCGTGGGTCAGAGGTCGCCGGGAGATCCCACACAAAA ATCCAACAAATGGCGCAGAAAACTTGCATTCGGTGGATTCTTTAAATATGAAGGGTCCGCTGTCGGGGAGGGGCTTGCTGTCCTTCAGGGAGGAGTCTAACTCCAGTGACCTCCCATCCGATCCCACACCCGATCCCACACTTGACATACGCGGGGTCCTCAGACACCTGCAGGTGGAAGTGGCCGAGGAGATTCAGAGCGTGCGCGGCGGGATCCGAGACAGAGCGAGCGCCATTCAGACTGCGTTATCGTCATTATCCTCTGAGATTAGTGCTCTGGGGAATGTGCTGCAGGCTCTGCTCGCCCTCGTTCCAGCTAAGCAAATGATGGGCGTCCCCATCACGCCCCCCCAAACACCGCCTGCCCCCTGCCCCCATCACCCCGCCGCCGCCCAGGAGGAGGGGCGGTGCCATCCCCCCGCCGCCGCCCAGCAGGAGGGGCGGTGCCATCACCCCGCCGCCGCCCAGCAGGAGGGGCGGTGCCATCACCCCGCCGCCGCCCAGCAGGCCCTAACGACGCCGCCAGGTCGCTGA
- the LOC128496792 gene encoding zinc finger protein 250-like, whose amino-acid sequence MAEGRDDGDFDLDLFFFGAETPAVQSDIVSMLERGAEPCPGAEPAVAKGGVVASGLCGGPAVSSTQTLAPVRSMAQELQLINSELSSCYPREPSWPACGPSTLQITLSRSSPEKVVQSEQSPSDISSIIAHLRSLASETSESFAMPEPVHTDKSDAGADAGTETPPLSAKPDGTAECNADAAAASARYLDKQLDLQGILGSEAGQLSVIDGDAAHKGKSAAKTYICSYCGKSCPCRSAFVRHQRIHTGEKPYHCTECGKSFIQSSDYNNHVRSHTGEKPYSCPECGKNFSRSTYLVTHTRTHTKEKPYLCTVCGKSFVQHSHLALHLRIHSGEKPYICIECGNCFSRSSTLVKHKKSHRRKTFHVYKQKNEEHVQCNFTQNNPPAWGALIGEKEARPASLSIQGVKTEADEEPEYLQQAEGGGRRFKGEKIARKPIRTTLGKYLVYEKCQNAGLVAHKRKCLWKKKPQKPDESPRSQKTSSRPGDRGSSPVGMMDGPRKECPESVSESAETPTSPSGREAAEKDIRGAEEARPPRQDADSNCAEANKTSVRGTPSFRGPGSADVTGTLDPLQGKPKSAYVCNYCGKSCPCRSAFLRHQRIHTGEKPYSCSQCGKSFIQSSDYNNHLRSHTGEKPYACGECGKRFSRSTYLMTHTRIHTNEKPYGCAVCGKNFVQHSHLTIHLRIHSGEKPYACSSCGKKFSRSSTLVKHQQSHEKKLPAAETTPESGTGNPGRALGLKSEPRN is encoded by the exons ATGGCGGAGGGCCGGGATGACGGAGACTTCGACCTCGACCTCTTCTTTTTTG GCGCCGAGACCCCCGCCGTGCAGTCTGACATCGTGTCGATGCTGGAGCGCGGAGCGGAGCCGTGTCCAGGGGCGGAGCCGGCAGTCGCGAAGGGCGGAGTCGTGGCAAGCGGCCTTTGTG GTGGCCCCGCGGTGAGCTCCACTCAGACTCTTGCTCCAGTCCGTTCCATGGCCCAGGAGCTCCAGCTGATAAACAGCGAGCTGTCGTCCTGCTATCCCAGAGAGCCCAGCTGGCCGGCGTGCGGCCCCAGCACCCTTCAGATCACCCTGTCCAGGAGCTCTCCAGAAAAGGTGGTCCAGTCGGAACAGAGTCCCAGCGACATCTCCAGCATCATCGCGCATCTCCGGAGCCTGGCTAGCGAGACCTCGGAAAGCTTTGCCATGCCGGAGCCTGTCCATACGGACAAGAGTGACGCCGGTGCAGACGCCGGGACAGAAACCCCGCCGCTCTCCGCCAAACCGGACGGGACCGCCGAGTGTAACGCAGACGCGGCAGCCGCTTCGGCCCGCTATCTGGACAAGCAGCTGGACTTACAGGGGATCTTGGGGAGCGAGGCTGGCCAGCTCTCCGTTATCGATGGGGACGCAGCTCATAAGGGGAAGTCGGCAGCAAAAACGTATATTTGTTCTTACTGTGGGAAGAGCTGTCCGTGCCGCTCCGCGTTCGTCCGGCACCAGCGGAtccacacgggggagaagccgtACCACTGCACCGAGTGCGGCAAGAGCTTTATCCAGAGCTCGGATTATAACAATCACGTGAGGTCGCACACCGGCGAAAAGCCGTACTCCTGCCCCGAGTGCGGCAAGAACTTCAGCCGCAGCACCTACCTCGTCACTCACACCAGAACGCACACCAAGGAGAAGCCGTACCTGTGCACGGTGTGCGGCAAAAGCTTCGTGCAGCATTCCCACCTGGCGCTGCATCTCCGGATCCACAGCGGGGAGAAGCCCTACATCTGCATTGAGTGCGGAAACTGCTTCAGCCGAAGCTCCACTCTGGTCAAACACAAGAAATCCCACAGGAGGAAAACCTTCCACGTCTACAAGCAAAAGAACGAGGAACACGTCCAGTGCAACTTCACGCAGAACAACCCTCCCGCGTGGGGGGCGCTGATCGGCGAGAAGGAAGCCCGCCCCGCCAGTCTCAGCATACAGGGGGTGAAAACCGAGGCCGACGAAGAACCCGAGTATCTTCAGCAAGCAGAGGGCGGCGGCAGACGCTTCAAGGGCGAGAAGATCGCCCGCAAACCCATACGCACTACCCTGGGAAAGTACCTCGTCTACGAGAAGTGCCAGAACGCCGGCCTCGTAGCCCACAAAAGGAAGTGTCTGTGGAAGAAGAAGCCTCAGAAGCCGGACGAGAGTCCCAGGAGCCAAAAGACATCCAGCCGTCCTGGCGACCGCGGTTCGAGTCCGGTGGGGATGATGGACGGTCCTAGAAAGGAGTGTcctgagagtgtgagtgagagcgCCGAGACCCCCACTTCACCCTCCGGACGTGAAGCGGCTGAGAAGGATATCCGTGGGGCGGAGGAAGCGCGTCCGCCGCGCCAAGACGCCGACAGTAACTGCGCCGAAGCCAACAAAACAAGCGTGAGAGGGACCCCGAGCTTCCGGGGACCCGGCAGCGCCGACGTCACCGGAACCCTCGACCCCCTGCAGGGAAAACCGAAATCGGCCTACGTCTGCAACTACTGCGGCAAGAGCTGCCCCTGCCGGTCGGCGTTTCTCCGTCACCAAAGGATCCACACCGGCGAAAAGCCCTATTCCTGCTCGCAGTGCGGAAAGAGCTTCATCCAGAGCTCCGACTACAACAACCACCTGCGGTCgcacacgggggagaagccgtACGCCTGCGGCGAGTGCGGGAAGCGCTTCAGCCGAAGCACCTACCTAATGACACACACCAGGATCCACACCAACGAGAAGCCGTACGGCTGCGCCGTGTGCGGCAAGAACTTCGTGCAGCACTCGCACCTCACCATCCACCTGCGCATCCACAGCGGAGAGAAGCCCTACGCCTGCTCCAGCTGCGGCAAAAAGTTCAGCCGCAGCTCCACGCTCGTTAAGCACCAGCAATCGCACGAGAAGAAGCTGCCGGCCGCCGAGACCACGCCAGAGTCTGGCACCGGGAACCCGGGCCGGGCGCTCGGACTCAAATCTGAGCCTCGGAACTGA
- the LOC128496439 gene encoding zinc finger protein 239-like, whose protein sequence is MSEQRERTFVWVPHGSDNEEEERPYAEGFGPINGDEDSAMFIEQCGMLLDCHEDVSDAAPGEESEESLFEADKKRSPSSGSPVKPGPSGKSASKLASIIAHLQNLASERESTRQDAGVEDDGGFQTFTGEDMNFDEQAEGLASARAHSSDQRLKAFKAIKILQDTDAKDKKYICVECGKTSRYKSAYLRHKRTHTGEKPFNCTECGKCFRRSSQLVTHQRIHTGEKPYTCLRCGKSFSCNSTLVTHQRTHTGEKPYICLECGKGFIHSSDYNRHHRVHRGEKRYTCKECGKSFSQSSYLVIHQRIHTGEKPFVCNECGKCFSRNSSLVTHQRVHTGERPYTCAECGKSFRQSSHLLIHQRTHTPDSHLALRAMM, encoded by the exons ATGAGCGAGCAGAGGGAGCGGACCTTCGTTTGGGTTCCTCACGGTTCCGACAATGAGGAAGAGGAGAGGCCGTACGCAG AGGGATTTGGCCCCATTAATGGAGATGAAGATAGCGCCATGTTTATAGAGCAGTGCGGGATGCTCTTAGACTGTCACGAAGACGTCTCTGACGCGGCTCCGGGTGAGGAAAGCGAAGAAAGTTTGTTCGAGGCGGATAAGAAACGCAGCCCGTCCAGCGGTTCCCCCGTGAAACCCGGACCCAGCGGCAAGAGCGCCAGCAAGCTGGCCAGCATCATCGCGCACCTCCAGAACCTGGCGAGCGAAAGAGAGTCCACCCGGCAGGACGCGGGAGTGGAGGATGATGGGGGATttcagacgttcaccggcgaaGACATGAACTTTGACGAGCAAGCGGAAGGTCTGGCCTCGGCCCGCGCTCACTCCTCTGACCAAAGGTTAAAGGCGTTCAAAGCCATAAAAATCCTGCAGGACACGGACGCAAAGGACAAGAAGTACATCTGTGTCGAGTGCGGCAAAACGAGCCGCTACAAGTCGGCGTATTTACGGCACAAACGGACGCACACGGGCGAGAAGCCCTTTAACTGCACCGAGTGCGGGAAGTGCTTCCGGAGGAGCTCTCAGCTGGTGACGCACCAGCGCATCCACACCGGCGAGAAACCCTACACCTGCCTGCGCTGCGGCAAAAGCTTCAGCTGCAACTCCACGCTGGTGACGCATCAGCGCACGCACACCGGCGAGAAGCCCTACATCTGCCTCGAGTGCGGCAAGGGATTCATCCACAGCTCTGACTACAACCGGCACCACCGCGTCCACCGCGGAGAGAAGCGCTACACCTGCAAGGAGTGCGGCAAGAGCTTCAGCCAGAGCTCGTACCTGGTCATCCACCAGCGCATCCACACCGGCGAGAAGCCCTTCGTCTGCAACGAATGCGGAAAGTGCTTCAGCCGCAACTCCTCGCTGGTGACGCACCAAAGGGTGCATACGGGGGAGAGGCCGTATACATGCGCCGAATGCGGCAAGAGCTTCCGCCAGAGCTCCCACCTGCTTATCCACCAGCGGACCCACACCCCAGACAGTCACTTGGCCCTGCGTGCCATGATGTGA